A DNA window from Thermosynechococcaceae cyanobacterium Okahandja contains the following coding sequences:
- a CDS encoding histidinol-phosphate transaminase, translating to MATFLRPELDGIRAYATPPEASSGTLPPQVDYLDTNEFPLDLPAPLKAKLAQQYLEALATNRYPDSSHWHLKQAIATYVSEHSSEPLTPAQIAVGNGSDELIRSLLLATALGGHGSILVADPTFSIYGILAQTLGIPVHRAGRDAETFAVDIGSAEALMAKATPPVRLLFMLQPNSPTGNALTSAEVAWLRQLPPDLLVVIDEAYFEFSGKTLLPELAAHPNWLILRTFSKALRLAAHRVGYAIGAPTVIEALEKLRLPYNLPSFSQLAACMALEHRQELLADIPQVIAERERLYAQLQTCPHLRVWPSVANFLFFRLADPAHTQPLCHALEQEGTLVRPIADGIRVSIGTPAENERFWQRLQAYLSTLSG from the coding sequence GACGGCATTAGGGCCTACGCGACTCCTCCCGAAGCCAGTAGTGGCACTCTGCCCCCTCAGGTTGACTATCTCGACACCAACGAGTTTCCCCTCGATTTACCGGCCCCCCTCAAGGCAAAGCTGGCTCAGCAATACCTCGAAGCCCTCGCCACCAACCGCTATCCCGACAGTAGTCACTGGCACCTGAAGCAGGCGATCGCCACCTATGTCAGCGAGCACAGTAGCGAACCGCTGACCCCCGCCCAAATTGCCGTGGGCAATGGCTCTGACGAACTCATTCGTTCATTGCTCTTGGCCACCGCGCTGGGGGGACACGGCTCCATCCTAGTCGCCGACCCCACCTTCTCGATCTACGGCATTCTTGCCCAAACCTTGGGGATTCCCGTCCATCGGGCAGGGCGAGATGCGGAAACCTTTGCGGTTGACATTGGCAGTGCTGAGGCGCTAATGGCTAAGGCGACTCCCCCCGTGCGGCTGCTCTTTATGCTCCAGCCTAATTCCCCCACGGGTAATGCCTTAACCTCGGCGGAGGTGGCTTGGTTGCGGCAATTACCTCCAGACCTGTTGGTGGTGATTGATGAAGCCTACTTTGAGTTTTCTGGCAAAACGCTGCTCCCAGAACTGGCAGCGCACCCCAACTGGTTGATTCTGCGCACGTTTTCCAAGGCACTACGCCTTGCTGCCCATCGGGTGGGTTATGCCATTGGCGCCCCCACGGTCATCGAAGCATTAGAGAAGCTGCGCCTGCCCTACAATTTGCCGAGTTTTTCCCAACTGGCGGCCTGTATGGCCCTAGAGCATCGGCAAGAGCTGCTGGCGGATATTCCCCAAGTGATTGCCGAGCGCGAGCGATTGTACGCTCAACTGCAAACCTGCCCCCACCTGCGAGTGTGGCCGAGTGTGGCCAATTTTCTCTTTTTCCGCCTAGCAGATCCGGCTCACACCCAACCCCTGTGCCATGCCCTCGAACAGGAAGGAACCCTCGTGCGCCCCATTGCTGACGGCATTCGCGTCTCCATTGGCACTCCAGCAGAAAATGAGCGGTTTTGGCAGCGGTTGCAGGCGTACCTCTCCACCCTATCTGGTTGA
- a CDS encoding peptidylprolyl isomerase, whose product MTNLPRLNGDATVVLTVKDRPITIQVNGAAAPITAGNFVDLVNRGVYDGTVFHRVVREPQPFVVQGGDPQSTDPSVSPQLYGTGSFVDPATNRPRYIPLEILGKGSSTPTYSQAGKVSPQLNHTRGAVAMARSQLPDSASAQFYIALQQLDFLDGNYAVFGYVTDGMDVVDSIQQGDRIQSAKVVAGLEHLEQP is encoded by the coding sequence ATGACAAATTTACCCCGCCTGAATGGTGATGCCACCGTTGTCCTAACGGTGAAGGATCGCCCCATTACCATTCAGGTCAATGGTGCCGCCGCCCCGATTACCGCTGGCAATTTCGTTGATCTGGTCAATCGTGGCGTTTACGATGGCACCGTATTTCATCGCGTTGTCCGCGAGCCACAGCCCTTTGTGGTGCAGGGGGGCGATCCCCAAAGCACGGATCCCAGCGTGTCGCCCCAACTGTATGGCACAGGCTCATTCGTTGATCCGGCCACAAACCGCCCCCGCTACATTCCCCTAGAAATTTTAGGGAAGGGCAGTAGCACCCCCACCTACAGTCAAGCGGGCAAGGTGTCACCGCAACTGAATCATACCCGTGGGGCTGTGGCCATGGCGCGCTCCCAGTTGCCTGATTCCGCCTCGGCACAGTTTTATATTGCCCTACAACAACTGGACTTTTTAGATGGGAATTACGCCGTCTTTGGCTATGTTACCGATGGTATGGATGTGGTCGATAGCATTCAACAGGGCGATCGCATTCAATCCGCTAAAGTCGTGGCTGGGTTGGAGCATTTAGAACAGCCATAG
- a CDS encoding protein kinase — MIILNLLDPWKRTPVKTWRFPIKTTIRIGRAADNDVILNDILISRYHAELGCYRDPKNLGRWYLKSLGAIGTFVDGRLVDESKLATGSLIQLGPTGPILEFREQSFRRSTPTLSECTHAGNVPGNLFCIHCGEPLNIQRTVRNYHILRLLGQGGIGTTYLACEARPAGGFGTKVPEVRVLKELKADMVENEKAQELFEREGRILQMLDHAGIPRFYDFFIEEGKSYLVMELIHGLDLERWVLRNGTVPVPQAIQWMIQTCGVLDYLHNQDPPVIHRDLKPSNLLVRSRDNQVVLIDFGAVKELGHSPSGTRIAVEGYSAPEQMRGQPVVQSDLFAVGATLAFLLLGDSPIRFYRHHEGQHRLDVSDRPTIPEALKQVIHRATAPLVSDRYPSAIALAQALKKCLANATPAPVPIADNPL, encoded by the coding sequence GTGATCATCTTAAATCTCCTTGATCCGTGGAAGCGAACCCCTGTTAAAACGTGGCGATTTCCCATCAAAACAACGATTCGGATTGGTCGTGCCGCAGACAACGATGTGATTCTCAACGATATTCTGATCAGCCGTTACCACGCAGAGCTTGGCTGCTATCGCGATCCAAAAAATTTAGGGCGCTGGTACCTGAAAAGCTTGGGGGCGATCGGTACCTTTGTGGATGGTCGCTTGGTCGATGAGAGTAAACTGGCGACCGGCAGTCTGATTCAACTAGGGCCGACAGGACCCATTTTAGAGTTTCGTGAACAAAGTTTTCGCCGCAGTACGCCCACCCTCAGTGAGTGTACCCATGCGGGCAATGTGCCGGGGAATTTGTTCTGTATTCACTGTGGTGAGCCGCTGAATATTCAGCGTACCGTTCGCAACTACCACATCTTACGGCTATTGGGTCAAGGGGGGATTGGTACGACCTATCTGGCCTGTGAGGCACGACCCGCCGGTGGGTTTGGCACGAAGGTGCCGGAAGTGCGGGTGCTCAAGGAACTAAAGGCAGACATGGTCGAGAATGAGAAAGCACAAGAGCTCTTTGAGCGGGAGGGGCGCATCCTCCAAATGCTGGATCATGCGGGTATTCCGCGGTTTTATGACTTTTTTATTGAAGAGGGCAAAAGTTATTTGGTGATGGAGTTAATCCATGGTTTAGATTTAGAGCGCTGGGTACTGCGCAACGGTACCGTGCCAGTGCCGCAGGCCATTCAATGGATGATCCAGACCTGTGGCGTGCTGGACTATCTCCACAATCAAGATCCGCCAGTCATCCACCGCGACCTTAAACCCAGTAACCTCTTGGTGCGATCGCGCGATAACCAAGTGGTTCTGATTGATTTTGGGGCTGTGAAGGAGTTGGGGCACTCCCCCAGTGGCACCCGTATTGCCGTGGAGGGATACAGTGCCCCTGAGCAAATGAGGGGGCAGCCAGTCGTACAGTCGGATTTGTTCGCTGTGGGGGCAACCCTTGCCTTCTTGTTATTGGGGGATAGCCCCATTCGCTTTTACCGTCACCACGAGGGGCAGCACCGCTTAGATGTTAGCGATCGCCCCACTATTCCCGAAGCCCTCAAGCAGGTGATTCACCGGGCCACTGCCCCCCTTGTCAGCGATCGCTACCCGTCGGCGATCGCCCTTGCCCAAGCCCTAAAAAAATGTCTGGCTAACGCCACCCCTGCACCGGTACCGATTGCCGACAATCCACTTTGA